Within Calditrichota bacterium, the genomic segment AAGCAAACAATCTCCTTACGCTTTGGAATAATCTTAGGGTTTGGGAAGGTGATGTCGACAAAAATGGTAACCCAACCGCTGAATATTTAGCCAAAAGAAATGAAAGATTGAAAATTGGTGATTATTGGAATCAAACCCGCAAAAATCCTCTTTATTACTATTGGGAGGGCAGGAAACTAAATCGGTCAGAAGCAATGAGAGAAGTATATATTCCTATATATCTGGATTATGTGTTAAAAACAGATCTTTATGCAGAACTCAAAAAGCGAGTACGTGCAGGACGAAATTTATTAATTTTAGGTTATCAAGCCACTAAGTATTCATCAATAAATGATATGGATGGAAAAAAGTTAAAAAAGTTATGTTTTAGCCCGAGCAAGAGATTCGTAAATGCTCATATTTTAGCAGGCCTGTTAACTGATAATCATGTATGGGAAGAATAAAAAACTAATTAGCCGACTCAATTGAATCGGCTTTTTATTTGTATCCATCAGTTCGATATCTTAATTTGGTGTACAAAAGGGCAATAGTGGAAGCTCCAGTATCTATTTTGAATCAGCCAAAGTTAAAATACTTGTTTTTCTAAATTCATCTTTTGGAAAAACACGGCCATTCAAGAGTGTGTTGAAGATGTGATCAAACACAATGCCAGGCTCTCCTTTTTTCTTTCCAGATCTAAAATAGGAATGGCCTTTCGGATAATCATACGTTGTATTGACCTCATCACAATCAACGGCATACACATTTTTTGGTGTAAGGCCCAAATCCTCAGGCCCAGAATGTCCAAGACGACGAGACGCTTCTGCATTCTTCAAGTTTGATACTTTACTCGCTCTTAATGCTAAGTCATCAGATGCATAATAAATAACAACATTTCGCGATGTGTGACTTATCAGCTCTCCTTCATGTCCTTTGTGTAATGATTCATTTAAAATGTCAGCTGCTACCAAAAAAGTGTTCCTAAACAGTAATGGTAAACCTCCAGGCTGGTCATATTTATGCCAGTTACTTAAGGTTTGACGAAGAACCCGGTTTCCCATTGAGTGAGCTAAAATATTAATTCTTTTCAGACATGGATTATCATCAGGGTTATATTCTGTTGAGCTTCTCCATTCCATGAATTTCTGTAACATTCTAGCTAATGAAAAAGCACTTTGATCCGCAGCTTTTTGGTCATCCCAGTAGTCCTTTATGATTCCGATGTCATTATCACAAGGCCATATGATGGGAATAACAAGAATTTCTTCATCTTTTTTATTATCACAGAGTGATTGTAACTCTTTTGCATGATTAAACACATCCTCAGGAAGAGTAGAGAATCCATGTATATACATCAAAACGTGTTTATAGTTTGAGTTTTTAATTGCAGATAGCAAGGTCATACTTCCAATTTCCTCGATAGATTTTTTGGAAGACCTACGGCAACAAAAAAAGGCACGACTCGATGAATTGTTTTCAAGGTCAAATTCAAATTCTTTGTTTAGTTCAGGCTCGGTATTTTTTGTGGGCACTCTATTAGTAATAAATAGCATGTTTCCCTCCCTGTATAATATCGTTAACTTCTTATTTCAATCTTAAGGTTCTTAAGTACTTAAATAAGAACTCACAGTCTGTTGAGGATAAATTGATTTCGAACGATATTTTGTTTTCTTACTTTTAGGTTTTCAGAAAGAAGTGATCTCTTCAATATTTATTTAAGCATTTAACTATTTACTTAGTATATGTGGCAAAATTTTTAGTAAATCATTTTCTGCAACTTCAATATTTGCTGCAGCCTTCATTCCTTGTCCTTTAGGAGGATATGCGATGGCTAAACCTGCTTTCTTCGCTACTTCATCATCATTAAATCCTTCTCCAACAAATATAGAATTCTGTAGGGTGAAACCATTCTCAGTACACATCTTCTCCAAAGCTATTGCCTTACCTTCAAAATCATACTTTGTTGCATTTACTCCAGTTAGTAAACCATTGCTATCAAATAAGAATTTATTTATGTATATATGATCAAACAATTCGTCAGCATTCGGGATTTTTTCGTAAAGAAAAACATCAATCCCACCTGATATTAAACCTACAATAAAACCGTCATTTTTAAGTATATTTATTGCTTCATTTAAATTTTTTGTTACTTGTATATTCTCAGTAATTTTTTTAAAATCTGATCGTTTTAATCCCTTCTCTTTAAACTGGTCACACGCCCATTCACACCACTCTTGATATGAAGTCTGTTGTGTTATATAGCGTCGCATTCCTGCTTTTCTAACAGCTTCTGGAAAACCAAGAAAATCCCAGACCATAGTCCATGAAAATTCCAAACCCCGGAGTAATGTTCCATCAAGATCAAAACCAATTATTTTATACCCATCTTTTGGTTGAATAATAATAGAATTAGCTTTTTCCTGTGTTTTCTTCTTACGATTTGTTTTTATTATTGTAATATAAGTAATTAGTGCTGTTAACAAAGTTGCAACACCCGTTATTATTGCAGCCGTTATTGTTGGATCCATAATAAATAACTCCCCGTGGAAAATCCTGTTTGACAATCCACTTATAAATCGTTGGGTTAACTATTTCAAAAACTAATTTTGTCTTTAAGTTTATCAGCTAATCCTGGGCCAATACCATTAACACGATTTTGGAAATCGACCATATCCTGAAAAAGATTGCTTTGTCTTTCGGATACTATTCTCAATGCAATAACATCGCCTATACCAGGAAGCGATTTTAGTTTAACTGAAGTTGCTGTGTTTACATTTATTAAAACGACAGGGGTTGTCAGATTGTCTGTGATTATACCATCATCATCTGGGTCAGTAATAGTAAACTTTGCCCAAATGGGCCTATGGTCGCTAACTTGCAAAGAAGCCTTTTTGTCATCATTTCCAAAATCAGTTTCATCAAATTTATCTATACCCGTTGTACCCTCAAATTCACGTGTAAAAGAATTGTTAATCCAAATATTATCATATTCGCTTTCTTTAATAGTAGTTCCACCACTGATTAATTCCTGCATTGAGTATATGTTCCTTAAATCATCAAAAGCAGCATCAGATGCTTTTAAATTAAAATCACCACACAATATTACATCTTGTTCAACACCATTTTCATTTTGAACAAAAGCATAAACTTCATCCAATAACCGGGCTTCTTTTCTTCTTTCTTCCTTACTATGGCCAAAGATTGAATGCATTGTGATGACAGTGAAGTCAAAATTGCCGGAGATAAAACTGGCGTAAAAAGGTTCACGTATGAAGTCATTACTAGGATCAGAATAGACATTTGCAAAATCTAAATAATCAATTTTATCCGAACGATATAAAAATGCATATATTTCTTTTTGGGTATTTCCAACAGCCGGACTTAGTATTTTAGAATACTCCAAATTGAATGACTCATCTAACATCTCTATTGCCCGGTCAATTACCCTTTCGTCGCGAAGTTCCTGAATAGCTATAAAGTCATAATCTTTTAATTGATCACATATTAATTTGAGTTCAGTATCATCACGACTGTTATCAGAAAAGATTCTAATATTAAAACTCGCAATTGTTATTGTGTTTTGAGCATGAGAGAGTGGGGTTAGAATTAAAAATATTAGCAGAAAAAAATATTTCATGAGAACCTCCTTTGTTTAGAGGTCTTCCTGACGGGGACTACATTTTTCTTCCTGAATGGTAAGTAAGAAAAGGATACGATAGGAAAAATACAAAGTCAATATTATAATTGATGTTAGCCTTTATAAAATTTCTTAAGAATTTCTGCAACCCCCTGAAGTTCAAATAATCCAGGTGAGATATCCAACATTTTTGTTATATCAATAGGGTCTGCAAGAACAATGGGAGCTTCTAGTCTACGAATCATTCTCTCTCTCGAATGTGTTCAGGTTGCTCATCCAGTTTTTTTAGTTCTTTTTTATGCAAACCTTCAGCACCTTTATTCAATCCGCTATTGGTATTTGTTGTTCTTGAAATTGGGCATAAACGAAGATATGGATGTTTATACCCTGTTATTCTTACACAAGCACGATTTAGAATGTGATCTAAGAACGTTTCACGGCCTATTTTATCAAAACCTAGTCGATTCCACGTATTTCTATAATTATCATAATCTACATGAATCCATAGTTGTTTTTCTGGATGAAGTTTTTTGAAATAACTCTGACCTTTAGTTTCTTTCTATAGTTGAATCTCTGAATTCTGATTTGGAATATTAGGTTTAACGATTACAGCGTTTATAGCACGTTTGCGACCAGGGATTTTCAATTCAACATTTCCGAAGTATTTCTCAATAGTTTGAATATCTACAGCCGCTATGGGTACAATTAAATCATTAGTAAGGCCATAAGTTTGAACATTCATCTCCTCCCAATCTTGGATTTCAAGTCTTTTTAGCATTAATCCCTTTGATTTATTTCTTATAAACTGATAACTGGATATCATCCAGTTGGCAAATTAAGCTTAAATTATCTCGCAGATATATGAACTCTTAGATCGACTTGAAAACCCCTCCCTGCACTCACTAGCTTTACTACAATTTTATGCAATTAAAAAATATTAGATCGTATAAGAAATTCCTTCATCTTTTTATTCAAATGAAGAGGAATTTGTTTTATCACGGACTATTTTTGCATTACCAATTATATCTAAATGATTATATCTCACTTGATTTTTTACTGGTAAGGTTGAATAAACATGATTTATAAAGTTATTCCAATAAAAAGGCGATGTTGTTTCAATTACATCGATTATAATTTCTTTATCGTTTTCGGATAAAGAATCAATAGATATTTTCTTTAAATCCGCCGTTTTATCAAATGTTATAAGTTCCTTTGTAAATCCATAATAGTTTTCTTCTTTTACAATTTTTAAAAACGGATCGATTGAAACCTCTTGAACAACATCTTCAACATAAGGACCATAATGATTAAAAAGCCAGTTGATATTTGTCATTTGATGACCATACTCAACAGCAT encodes:
- a CDS encoding alpha/beta hydrolase → MLFITNRVPTKNTEPELNKEFEFDLENNSSSRAFFCCRRSSKKSIEEIGSMTLLSAIKNSNYKHVLMYIHGFSTLPEDVFNHAKELQSLCDNKKDEEILVIPIIWPCDNDIGIIKDYWDDQKAADQSAFSLARMLQKFMEWRSSTEYNPDDNPCLKRINILAHSMGNRVLRQTLSNWHKYDQPGGLPLLFRNTFLVAADILNESLHKGHEGELISHTSRNVVIYYASDDLALRASKVSNLKNAEASRRLGHSGPEDLGLTPKNVYAVDCDEVNTTYDYPKGHSYFRSGKKKGEPGIVFDHIFNTLLNGRVFPKDEFRKTSILTLADSK
- a CDS encoding HAD-IB family phosphatase — its product is MDPTITAAIITGVATLLTALITYITIIKTNRKKKTQEKANSIIIQPKDGYKIIGFDLDGTLLRGLEFSWTMVWDFLGFPEAVRKAGMRRYITQQTSYQEWCEWACDQFKEKGLKRSDFKKITENIQVTKNLNEAINILKNDGFIVGLISGGIDVFLYEKIPNADELFDHIYINKFLFDSNGLLTGVNATKYDFEGKAIALEKMCTENGFTLQNSIFVGEGFNDDEVAKKAGLAIAYPPKGQGMKAAANIEVAENDLLKILPHILSK
- a CDS encoding SocA family protein; the protein is MANLNDVIRFTYINYPNKQELSKARFTKLIYLIDWENAVEYGHQMTNINWLFNHYGPYVEDVVQEVSIDPFLKIVKEENYYGFTKELITFDKTADLKKISIDSLSENDKEIIIDVIETTSPFYWNNFINHVYSTLPVKNQVRYNHLDIIGNAKIVRDKTNSSSFE